Part of the Lysobacter enzymogenes genome is shown below.
GCGCTTCTGGCCGGAACGCATTTCCACGACCTCTTCGGTCGGGACCAGGACCTCGCCGAAGCGGTCGGTCATCTCGAAGCGGACGATACGGTCGCGCAGCGCCTGGGCCACGGACTTCTCGAAGCCCGAGTAGGCGTGGACGACATACCAGCGCTTGTTTTCTTGCGTGTTCAATTCGGGGGTACTCAACTCGGTCGTCTCCTCAGCGCGCCAGCAGGAACTTGACCGCCGCCTGGATCACCCAGTCGAAACCGGACAGGATCAGGCTCAGGATCAACACCGCGATCATGACCACCCAGGTGGTCTTGAGGGCTTCTTCGCGGGTCGGCCAGACTACTTTGCGCAGCTCGAAGCGCGACTCGGACAGGAATTCGCGGGTCTGGATGCCCTTGGCCGAGAGCAGGAACACGGCCGCGCCGGCGACCAGGCCGGCAACGACGACGCCCGCACGCAGCGGGCCGCTCCAATTCTCGAACCAGATGTAGGCGAACACACCGCCGGCGGCCAACAACAGGGCCACGACGTACTTGACGAGATCGCCGGCGCTGCCGCCGCTGGATTTGTGGTGTTCGGCCTTGCTGTTCATTCTCGGGGCGATTCCCTCGCGAAAGCCCGCCCATCCCTGCGCGGCCCTTTCAATGGCTTGCCAGTCGCCGGGTCGTCCGAGCCGGCTCGGTGTAAGTGGCACGCCAGGAGGGACTCGAACCCCCAACCTGCGGTTTTGGAGACCGCTGCTCTGCCAATTGAGCTACTGGCGTACGTCTGAAATCTCGGGTCCGGAAGGATACTTT
Proteins encoded:
- the secE gene encoding preprotein translocase subunit SecE — encoded protein: MNSKAEHHKSSGGSAGDLVKYVVALLLAAGGVFAYIWFENWSGPLRAGVVVAGLVAGAAVFLLSAKGIQTREFLSESRFELRKVVWPTREEALKTTWVVMIAVLILSLILSGFDWVIQAAVKFLLAR